The Chiloscyllium punctatum isolate Juve2018m chromosome 15, sChiPun1.3, whole genome shotgun sequence sequence TTTCACTTGTTTGCAGGAGGCACCAGGTGACTAGGTCTCACTTTCAAGGACTAGGACTTGGACTTGGACTTATCAACTAAAAGCCACGGCCTACAGTAACTGAAATGGGCAAATAGATTGACTATCTTTAGGCTTTGTTTTAACTGCAGGGCACAAACAACTCCTTATCCTCCAGAGCTCCAATAATTTCTGCCAAAGCATTCACACCTCAAAGCTATGCAGCTACCTGGAAACCAAGCACATAATTATTGGCAGGCATAAGGGTTTTGTCATTGGTCTGTGGTCTGGTGACCAGTGATCAGTCAGTGACTTGTTGCTGACAAAAACTTCATTCTAACACACCCCTTGGCTCCATCTCATCTGTGAACTAATCTTCAATTACTGCTTGAACAAGCAGCTATGTTAACAATACTTACATTGAGTGTTGGTTACttgcttttaaaaagtgcaacAATCCTTGGTCTTTGAAATGGTTATATTCCCATTTCAGTCCAAAGTCAAAAGTTCAGGAAATTAAAAAGATACAATGTCAAGGAAAAGATTTTGTTTTAGATATTAAAAGCATTGAGGAGTATGTAGAGAAAGGGGAGAATGATGATGAGTCATATTGAACAGCGAAGCAGACTCAAAGCgccaaatggcctactgctgcttcTGTGTTTCCAAAGCATTTCATGTTGCATTCTTCAAAACAAATGCAGAATGCTAAATTTCAACCAAGCTCATCTATTTTATATCAGTGGGGGAGAAAATGGTGCTGAGTGGTTGGCAAATCGTCTCTGATTGGCCAACAGGTTGCCATGGAGAAAGTAATGGTGAACTTTGCTCTCACAGCTAATTCACAAAATGGGCAAAGCTTGAAGGTGTATGAATTTATGTCACTGATTTGGATGAAGTAGaaaaataggtaaaaacaatgactgcagatgctggaaaccagattctgaattagagtagtgctggaaaagcacagcagtcggatgctgcctgaactactgtgcttttccagcaccactctaatccagaatgaaGGAGAAAAATGTTTGGTTGCTGTGTTGATAAAATGCCACCAAGATAGGAAAGaaagtaacaaaaacagaaattgcaggaaaagctcagcaaggctggcagcatctgtgaagagaagtcagagttaacgtttctggtccagtgacccttcttcagacctttctgaggaagggtcaccagactcgaaacgttaactctgatttctcttcacagatgatgccagacctgctgaacttttccagcaacttctgtgcttgtttctgatttatagcatctgctATTCATTCAGTTTTTATGAGGTAAAGAAGTAGTTTGTGAAGAGATAATATTAAGTCTCCAAGGAGATATAGAAATGTTAAGTGAGTTGGCGCAAATGTGGCAGCTGGAGTACAATGTAGAAAAATATGAACTTGTCCATTTTAccagaaagaatagaaaagcaacatgttatttaaatggaaagtGATTGTAGCATTCTAAGCTAACAAGAGATCTGGTTGTCCGGTATATGAAATACAAGATTAGAAGGTAAGAACAGCAGAAGATTAGGAAAGTAAATGGAAGATTGTCCTTCTATTCCAAGGGGATTGGAATTGAAGAATACCAATTTTACTAAAAATGAACAGGGTGTTGATGAGACAACAGCTAGAATGCTCCAAGCAGTTTTGGTGTCCATATTTGGGAAGGGATAGAAATGCCTTCACTCTTTCACTATTTGGGATTATGGGTGTTATTTTATGAGAGAATTTTGGAGAACCGGGATTTATCCACAGCATTTGAAAAAGTAAGAAGTGATTCTAATGGGACAAGAATTCCTTGGGACACTTAATAGAGTGGATGCTGAGAGAATGATCCCATTATGGGAGACACTAGAACTAGAGGATGTAGTTTAACATTAACAAATCTTGCAGTTACATCTGAGATTGGGAGAATTTTGTTTTTCGAAGGGTCTGCAGCCTTTGGAACTCTCCCAGAGTCACTGAGTATTTTTAAGTCTGAGAGAGACACTTGACTAACAATAAAGTCAAAGGTAATTGGGGTAAGAGGTATAgcaagcaggaatgtggagtttaAGGCCATAATCTTTTATAATCTTATGGAAAGGTAGAGCTGGTTCAACAGGTTAATTGGCTTTCTACTGCTTCTAATTgatatgtttgtgtgtttgtaatCTGAAATCAGTTATGTTACAAATTTGATTGATAATCTTAGAAGTAATCAGTTAAGCTTGTCATGTGGCTCATTTAAGCTTCCTATGAGTGACAAACAATCATACACATGGACTTGTTTTCACATTCTCTGCAATCGAAAGGAATATGTTCAAACCTTGCACTTCTTTGAATTTATTTTGGGCTTTCAAGAAGCTTATTTTTCTTGCTGTAGTACAGGAAAAAAGTTAAACAGACCCTGAATTGCTGTAATTTATTTTCATCCCTTAGCTCTACAAAGGTTAGACTTGAGTGATACAGTGTACATTATACAGTTAATCTTAATGTATCAGCTTGGTTATGTGGTAAAACATACACCCCAGACTCCCAAAGTCCTGGGCCTATTCTCAGACTTCATAATTTAAGTCAGTACTACGTTGTAGCAGTGAGAATGCCTTGCTGTCTGGTGTGAGATTCCTCAGATAGAATGTTAAACTAAGGTTCTGATTGCCTATTCAAGTGAATGTAAAAGATCCCTCAGCACTATTTGGAGAGAAATAGTGAATTTAGCTTGTGTCCTacccaccactgctccctcaacTAAAACAGATGTCCCTGCTAGTTATAAGACCTTGCAGTGCAACACTCAGTGTTTCCCCGGGTAACCATAACTAGTCATCAAAAGTAGTTAATTGAATATAAGGCATTTAGGATATACTGAGGCTGAAAAGAATGCTCCCAAATTATTCTTGCTTTCTTCTTGGCCATAATAGTGAACTATTAGGCATTGCACTTGCTTTTTATTAGAAGAGTAAAGGGTTGCTTTCAAACATCCCTGTATGCAAAACTCTAATTGTCTGAACAAAATCTGCTTTGAGAGTCCAACCATTATAAAACAACTAATAGAAACAACCCAATTTACATTAAAAAGAAATTCCTGAATCCTTGAAAAGATTAGTTATTTTATGATATTTTGCAGATGAAAAGCTCTGGTCAGAAGGAAGAGGGCAGTTTGGGACTGTTCACTTACCCAGTTCTGCAGTCCGCAGATATTCTGTTATACAAGTAAGAGATACTTTAACTAGCATACAAATAATTGTAAATAGATATGGGGATTTACGAGTCAAACTCTTCATGAATACCGGTGTGTAAATTTCTATATCTCTGGCCATTTTTCCTTAATCTAATGATGCAACAATGTACAGGAATCAACATTCAACAAGCATTGTTAAATACTTGGATATTCTTCGGGCTCTTGACTTGCTCTACTGAAATTCAAAGATGTGTTCCACGTTCAATCTAGTTGCTTCCTTTTATCAGTTATAGCATGTATTCTAATCTGGCCAAGCACATTTAACTAGCTTTGATTGCATTGCTTAGACTGTCTTTTTTGCTAGTACTGATTTATCTAATGTTCTAGATTTGGGTGGTCTGTTTATCAACTTTGGACAGTGATTTAGTTCTTCCAGTTTAAGCATTTGTCATTAGCTGTAAGTACGTCGGTGTGCTGACTAAACAGTGTTGGATCCGTTAGTTTCCCAAGGTCAAGTATGATTTTGACAAATATTACAGCTTCCTATCTCTGAATAATTAAAAGACAGGAAACACTAGCATTTGTTTAGCATCTTTTTGTAAGCACAGGATGTCCCAAAAAAATTTCCAGTCAATGAAGTACTTTGGAACTAGGGTCACTGTTGTGATGTGGAGAGTTCAACATGCAATTTATAGATACCTGACATGTACAAGCAGCAAAGTGATAATGATCAGACCATCTCATTCTGTGATTAAGGGATAAgcattgaccaggacactggggATGAACCCCCTGCTGCTCAGCAAAATAGTTCCATGGGATCTGTGGCATTCCCTTGAGCTTAGTAGTCTGCAATGTTGGTTCTAACAAGACAGTGTCTCATTTATATTCCTAAATTGAATTCCAATTAACCTGTCCAGGTGAGACCTCTGTGTATCTGCATACTGAGAGATTCTTCCTCAAAGCTAGGCAATTAAATGTTGAGGGAATTTAGACAGCAATGTCTCTGGTCTGCAAATATTTCAGTTAGCTTGATATAGCTTTAAAAACGTAGACTCGGGGACCTAGGGAAAATCAATGGGCATTTCATAAACCAGATTTCCTTCCACATTGAAATTGCAATTAATTTGGTGTCAAGTTGACCTGGTGTGAGACCACTTTCAGCGGAAATTTGAGACAAGTTAATAATCAAAATTATTCTGCAATTTTATCCTATTGATGTACTCCACCATGGCATGAGTGATCTTGGAGGCTGTTTGCAGGAGTAAAATTAGACTTCTGCCTGGAGGAGACATGAAGTCAGCAGAGGATGTGCGCTGCCAGGCAGAAGCTACCGGTGAGAGCTTCAACCAGTTCGAAGTGCGGATCATATTTCAATGTCTCCGGTGACCTTTAGGTATAAAGTGACCACCCCCTGAAGCTCGTCAATGGTTGGGGGTGCAAGAATTCTGAAGGAGCCTGATTTCCAATTAAGAGACTTCTCTACAGAGATGCAGTGTGACAGGCAGGCATTGTGTATCATAGAATGACCAATTTGCTTGCTATTAGACCTCTCCTTGAAATGTTACCTGTATTGTTCTTTAGGAAAGATCTCAATAAGATTCTTCTTATATCCGATAAGGTCAACCCATGTACCTGTTGGAGAGGATCAGATGCAACATCTGGAGTTGACACAGGATGTCGCCCGAATTTTCAACAACCATTATGGCCATCTCTTTCCTATACCAAGAGCTATTCTAAGTGAGTACACCAGCAACTGGTCATGTTATTACAGTTCCTTTTGTTTAATGCATACCTAAAGTGTTTCATAGGAGATTTGGATTATTCAGACGGCAAAGTGGAAAAAAGAACTAAAAgagatgattttttaaaaatggattttGAGAAGTAATTAATTGATATAAAGGCTGCTAGACAGAAAGGTTCAGAAGGAGAGCTTGTGCATAATGGTTGGAGATTTTAGCAATGAATGCTGAACATAGTGGAAGAAATGCTGAAGATAGCAGAGATGGCATTTCAAAATGAGAGCAAGGTCAATGAGCAGCAACATAAGTCATTGAAAGTGAGTAAGAATGAGATGGCAAATAATGCTGGACTTTGTGCAGGATAAGATAAGGTCAGCACTGCAAAAAGCAAACTTTAAGGTTATGAAGGTTTTGAGAGCAATGGGATTGAAGAAGGGATGTAAATGACCATGCTAAAAATAATGAGGGAGTCTATATTAATGACAGGCCAGATGTGACACTGTAGTTTTGTTCAGGGTAGTGCAAGCCACTGAAATTTCACACTGATTCAGTTCAAGAAAGCAatcaggaagagagagaaaatcaAAGCCCGGGACTCGAAGTTACTGATGGGAAGTGAAGAGAATTGGTTCTATCAGGTCCGTGTTGAAGTGGAACAAGTTCAGGCCCAACCTCTATTTGACTGAATTTGCACAGCGAAAGATTGCAAACTCAATATTGCTTTATATTTGAATATTACTTTACTTTTCCATTATTCCCCCTTTCTTTGCAGGTGAAACTAAAAAAATTAAATCATTGAGGAACCCTATTGCAAAGATGTCGAAGTCAGACACTCAAACGTTAGCAACTGTGAGTATCACAGATTCACCAGAGGATATACTACTGAAGTTTCGCAAAGCAGTAACAGACTTCACCTCTGAAGTGACGTATGATCCAGAGACACGCCCAGGAGTATCAAATCTGGTAACAGTGCATGCAGCAGTGACTGGACTGACTGTTGAGGAAGTAGTGCATCAAagcaaaggattggacactgcaCGCTACAAGTATGTGGTGGCTGAGACAGTCATTGAAAAATTTACACCAATAAAGAATGAAATTGAGAGACTTAAAGCGGAGAAAGGTTTCCTGGAGCAAGTCTTAAACTGTGGAGCTGAAAAGGCAAAAGAATTAGCAGGCCCCATCTACCATGAAATCCGGAAACTGGTTGGTTTTAGTTAACTCTGTATCAATAATAAACTGTAGTTACTGGTTTACCTTAGCATTTTGATAACATCTGTTTGAATTAAAACCCTGTGGAAGAGTTAATCATGACATACAAAAGGGTGGTCAGTGATTATTTATGACATATGCATATTAAGATCTGCGCGAGTTATTACTAAATTTAGAAAAGTCTGTTGATGATAGCTGGTATAATTCTGAGATCATAATTTATTTGTAAATCCTATAAAAATATCGAATACAGAGAAGCATGCCATGTGTAAGCAGAAAATAAAGGGCTTGCCCAAAAGCATATTAATTGGGAGTGAAAATTAGATTTTTTTAACATGGCTTGTCAAAGCCAAACTAGATCCAAGCCAGTTCCCAAAGAAAATGAAATGTGTATAACCATTAAATAATTACAAGCATACTGCATTATAAGAAACAGAGGCAAATTTGGCTACTCACCCATCAAGCTTACTGTGCCATTTGGTACGATCGTGACTGAATATCAATTTCTATTCCCTATGAATCCTTCACCTATAAATTCCTTTGTCTTCAGATTTGTTTGGTATCCAAAAATCTACTACTATGGTCAATCTATAATTCTTTGTCTTAATTATACTTAACAATTTAGCATTCATACCCTTGATTTTGAGACACGGAATTCCAAAGATAACATTTTTACTGGCTTTTTATTTTGAGATTGTGACCACATATTTGAGTCTCTCCAGCCAGGAAGCACCTCAACATCTACCCTCTCAAACCCTCTAAGGATTGTATATGTTTCGATGAGATtgcttctcattcttctgaactctcgaGAACATAGGCCCACTCCACTCAATCTTTCCACATAGAACAGCCCTTTCATCTCAGGAATCAACCTCGTGAATCTTAACTACACCCATTCTAAGTCATTGGACAAGAAGACTAAAACAGTATGTAGTGTTCCAGTTGTAATTTCTCCAAAGCTTTATGTATTACAACAAGATTTACTTGGTGTTACACAGCAGCCCCCTTTTAATAAAGACTAACATGCAGTACAACTTATAATTGGTTCATGTTACATTGATGCATTTTTGTGATTTATTTGCAAGGATCCCAAATCTCTGAGTACCAACAATCATCTTTTCCATTCCTCCTGTCATAGTGGATAATTACACACTTCCCTGCACTCTGCATTTTCTGTCCCCAATTGCATTAGAACTGATGTTCCAGTGAACAGTACAATGGCCTAACAAACTGTGCCTACTATTTCCTGTGTTGGGGAGGaaaaatttcttttttttttaacctagGGGTTGGATTTGCTCCTAGATTCCAAGAGGATAAAAGTTTTACCACCAAGTTGGTTAAATAATGTCTCTGAACCTCTTGCGTAAGAGAATGCAACTTGTGATTAATTTGCCTGTATTTCCTTGGTTTATACTGTGACATTGGAAGGTGACGTGGATTTGAGCCTTGGCATGGAGAAAGGGAAACTTTGAGGAACCTCCCCTGGAATACTCCTCTATACTTCCTGCCTGCCAACTTAAACCCACAGAGGACTAGGAATAAATTGCCTGCTCTCAGATGGAAGTGGAGATGAACCTAAAATAAGTGGAAAATCATAATGAAAGTTTAACATTTCTCTAAGACCAATTCCACTTTGTCAGCAAAATGAATAATTATTGTTGCTAAATGTGCACATTTTCATTAAAAATCAGAAGTATTTGCAATGAAAACAGTAAAATCCAAACACTTACAATGTATCATTAACATGCTTATGCTTTAAATACTGTATTAAGTCCAATACTGGCCTAATTTCTCTATTGATTAAATTGAAAGCATGAGGAGTTCAACATTGCCTGTGGCTGTGTTTTCATAAATGGTCCAAAGAGCCTAATCAAACTGGAGGTAGTCAACAAAAAGACTTGTTATAAATTAGGTAGAATTTATGTGTTAGAAAAAGCAAACTGTCATGCAGTGGAATTAAAAATGCATGTTATTCTTCAGTGATCTTCTCAGCAGAAAGCTTTGACTTGTGCTGTAATACTATTCATGGACGCTATACTGCCATACCTTTATAGATGAACCTAGAATATGAATTTAGCCTTCCCTTGAGGGCGGAGGAGGATTAAATCAGGCTCGTTCAATGCTGTCCTCATCTGATGTcctgcaattaaaaaaaaatcaatgtcagGTAAAACTGACTGATTATTtcatttcccccaccccccaccaacttATATTCTCCTCATGATTGCTGGATGTTGGGGCCAATTGCACTATCCATACAGCTGAACTCAGCATGAAGCTGAGCTTAAAGCTGTGATTTTTCTGGTTTCTGACCATTGTTTCTTTGCTCTGCAGTATATTTAATGAGTGAAGTATTGAACTCAATTGATCTATTCCTGGCAAAAAGTGGAGTACTGAGCAGTTTATGTAATTAAAAACAGTAAAATTATTGATCTCATGCTATCAGGACACCTTTGTGCTTGTTTCCTGTATATTAAATAAGTTTTCCTTCTATTCATCTCAACTGTTGCAGCTAACAAGCTTAATGAGTTTTGTTTGGAGTGTCACGATATGAAAGGTTCCATGgtatttgtttctgtgattgGTCTGGTGTGTGGCATTTTGGAGTAGCTACTGATTTTGTCTATTTCTGCCAAATTCTTTACATCTAATATTTTCCGTGACTATTTATCCAAGTTGGCTAGTGAATTCTAGTTAAGAAAGCCAACAGGACACAGATGGTTCATTTTGAACTTTAATTTTTCAACATTAGCCAAGTTGGCTCCTCAAACCAAGATGATCTGTGGTATGGTAAATACTGTAACTTATTTTATAATTGCACCATATGACTGCCCAGCTTAGAAAACAAACAACTTTCTCAACTATATATTAATAGAAACTGTGGAAAAAGCTGCATGAGAGCTACTGCCAAACTAATTACAATTGCATATCATTAAATTCCAACTTCAATATATTCCAATCAAACTACAGATTAGCAAACCATCAGTGCAAAATGTTCAGATGCTGGATAGTCTATGGTAAATCTTTACAATGCATTGCACATATAATTATTTAAGTATGGTGATTTTGCAAAGTTAGCTAGTACAGTTACACAAGGACACAGATAAATCACCCTGTCCAATAAACTGAGAGTTGTGCACTATCAGCAATCATTCCTAGTCCtttctttcacttctttcattgGCTTATATGGCTCCGAGGAAAAAGTAATAAGCTTGTCTATACTTATCACTTCAAGTGATTCAAATGAAATTGTTCTGTTTGAAATTACATCTGATTTAAACATAAGTGCAAGTATAATCACTGATCCAGAAACCACATGAGCGGACACATATGGGTGGCTTATGATATGTGAAATGTTTTCCATGAATCATCTTGTCCTCATGGAGATCGAACTCATGTGAAAAAGTGCATGTACCACAGGCATCTTTAGATGACTACCTTTGTTTAACATGTACCATTTTAAAGTAGCTCATTTTTGTAAGCATTCCAAAGTTAAGTTCTTTAACGGATCATGGAGTGTTACAACCATTGTCTTGTGCCATCATTTTTATTGCTGTTGCTTTACGGACCACACGCAA is a genomic window containing:
- the wars2 gene encoding tryptophan--tRNA ligase, mitochondrial isoform X3 — its product is MTASLLACGINPEQSVLFQQSKVSEHTELAWILSCLTSMPRLRHLPQWKMKSSGQKEEGSLGLFTYPVLQSADILLYKSTHVPVGEDQMQHLELTQDVARIFNNHYGHLFPIPRAILSETKKIKSLRNPIAKMSKSDTQTLATVSITDSPEDILLKFRKAVTDFTSEVTYDPETRPGVSNLVTVHAAVTGLTVEEVVHQSKGLDTARYKYVVAETVIEKFTPIKNEIERLKAEKGFLEQVLNCGAEKAKELAGPIYHEIRKLVGFS
- the wars2 gene encoding tryptophan--tRNA ligase, mitochondrial isoform X1, whose translation is MAAPVVKRVMRFPVSKLGVGSFRVESSLAPKVANRVFSGIQPTGVPHLGNYLGAIENWVKLQDEYSSILYSIVDLHSITVPQDSGKLRQNILEMTASLLACGINPEQSVLFQQSKVSEHTELAWILSCLTSMPRLRHLPQWKMKSSGQKEEGSLGLFTYPVLQSADILLYKSTHVPVGEDQMQHLELTQDVARIFNNHYGHLFPIPRAILSETKKIKSLRNPIAKMSKSDTQTLATVSITDSPEDILLKFRKAVTDFTSEVTYDPETRPGVSNLVTVHAAVTGLTVEEVVHQSKGLDTARYKYVVAETVIEKFTPIKNEIERLKAEKGFLEQVLNCGAEKAKELAGPIYHEIRKLVGFS
- the wars2 gene encoding tryptophan--tRNA ligase, mitochondrial isoform X2 — translated: MCMVPVSSSIGDCSTFRQVANRVFSGIQPTGVPHLGNYLGAIENWVKLQDEYSSILYSIVDLHSITVPQDSGKLRQNILEMTASLLACGINPEQSVLFQQSKVSEHTELAWILSCLTSMPRLRHLPQWKMKSSGQKEEGSLGLFTYPVLQSADILLYKSTHVPVGEDQMQHLELTQDVARIFNNHYGHLFPIPRAILSETKKIKSLRNPIAKMSKSDTQTLATVSITDSPEDILLKFRKAVTDFTSEVTYDPETRPGVSNLVTVHAAVTGLTVEEVVHQSKGLDTARYKYVVAETVIEKFTPIKNEIERLKAEKGFLEQVLNCGAEKAKELAGPIYHEIRKLVGFS